In bacterium, the following are encoded in one genomic region:
- a CDS encoding macro domain-containing protein has protein sequence MELDRLSINNRHITVVLGDITEEEVDAIVNAANSYLKHGGGVAGAIVRKGGKVIQEESDKIGYCPVGSAVYTSAGSLKAKYVIHAVGPRWGEEKEDEKLRSAVFSALKLAEELRCEKVSLPAISTGIFGFPKDRGTKIILDTCVDFLKNQANYVKEIRLCNIDRETCDYFIKHLSELKKEQE, from the coding sequence ATGGAATTAGATAGACTTTCTATCAACAATCGTCACATAACCGTTGTCCTCGGTGATATAACCGAGGAAGAGGTCGATGCCATCGTCAATGCTGCCAACTCCTACTTGAAACATGGAGGGGGTGTGGCAGGCGCTATCGTAAGAAAGGGTGGTAAGGTGATACAGGAAGAAAGCGATAAAATTGGATACTGTCCTGTAGGAAGCGCAGTCTATACCTCTGCTGGGAGTTTAAAGGCAAAATATGTGATTCACGCAGTTGGTCCCCGATGGGGAGAAGAAAAAGAAGATGAAAAACTCAGAAGTGCAGTGTTCAGTGCATTGAAACTTGCGGAGGAGTTGAGATGCGAAAAGGTTTCCCTTCCTGCCATTAGCACTGGGATTTTCGGATTCCCGAAGGATAGAGGAACTAAAATCATCTTAGATACCTGTGTCGATTTCCTTAAAAATCAGGCAAATTATGTAAAGGAAATAAGGCTATGTAATATCGACAGGGAAACCTGCGACTACTTTATAAAACACTTGAGCGAACTCAAAAAAGAGCAGGAGTAA